One window from the genome of uncultured Tateyamaria sp. encodes:
- the accC gene encoding acetyl-CoA carboxylase biotin carboxylase subunit: MFNKILIANRGEIALRVIRAAREMGIATVAVHSTADADAMHVRMADESVCIGPPASPQSYLSFPAIISACEITGAEAIHPGYGFLSENAQFVQIVEDHGLTFIGPTAEHIRVMGDKITAKDTMKALGVPCVPGSDGGVATLDEAKALGDEMGYPVIIKATAGGGGRGMKVAQTAADMESAFMTARAEGKAAFGNDEVYIEKYLTTPRHIEIQVFGDGKGRAVHLGERDCSLQRRHQKVFEEAPGPAISAEERAAIGKVCADAVAKIDYIGAGTIEFLYENGEFYFIEMNTRLQVEHPVTEAIFGVDLVREQIRVASGMEMSFTQDDLEINGHSIEVRLNAEKLPNFSPSPGRITQYHAPGGLGVRMDSALYDGYAIPPYYDSLIGKLIVHGRDRAEALARLNRALGELIIDGIDTTVPLFHALLAEKDIHTGDYNIHWLEKWLDAQAE, translated from the coding sequence AGAGATGGGCATCGCGACCGTCGCCGTGCATTCGACCGCCGACGCTGACGCCATGCACGTGCGTATGGCGGACGAATCCGTCTGCATCGGTCCACCCGCCTCTCCCCAATCTTATCTCAGCTTTCCTGCAATCATCTCGGCCTGCGAGATCACGGGCGCCGAAGCCATCCACCCAGGTTACGGATTCCTGTCGGAAAACGCCCAGTTCGTGCAGATCGTCGAAGATCACGGCCTGACCTTTATCGGCCCCACCGCCGAACATATTCGTGTGATGGGCGACAAGATCACCGCCAAGGACACCATGAAAGCACTGGGTGTGCCCTGCGTGCCCGGTTCTGACGGCGGTGTTGCGACCTTGGACGAGGCCAAGGCGCTGGGTGACGAGATGGGCTATCCCGTCATCATCAAGGCGACTGCCGGCGGTGGCGGGCGCGGCATGAAAGTGGCGCAAACCGCCGCCGACATGGAAAGCGCATTCATGACCGCGCGGGCCGAGGGCAAGGCTGCGTTTGGCAATGACGAAGTCTATATCGAGAAGTACCTGACCACACCGCGCCATATCGAAATCCAGGTCTTTGGCGATGGCAAGGGGCGTGCAGTGCATCTGGGTGAACGGGATTGTTCGCTGCAACGCCGTCACCAGAAGGTGTTCGAAGAAGCCCCCGGCCCCGCCATCAGCGCCGAGGAGCGCGCCGCCATCGGCAAGGTCTGTGCGGATGCGGTGGCCAAGATCGACTATATCGGCGCAGGCACAATCGAATTCCTGTACGAGAACGGCGAGTTCTATTTCATCGAGATGAACACCCGTTTGCAGGTCGAACATCCAGTGACCGAAGCCATCTTTGGTGTCGATCTGGTGCGCGAGCAGATCCGCGTGGCATCAGGCATGGAAATGTCTTTCACCCAGGATGATCTTGAGATCAACGGCCACTCGATCGAAGTCCGCCTGAACGCGGAAAAACTGCCCAATTTCTCGCCCTCGCCGGGTCGGATCACCCAATATCATGCGCCGGGCGGCCTGGGTGTGCGGATGGATTCCGCGCTGTATGACGGGTATGCAATTCCGCCCTATTACGACAGCCTGATCGGCAAGCTGATCGTGCATGGCCGCGACCGGGCCGAGGCATTGGCCCGCCTGAACCGCGCGCTGGGAGAGTTGATCATCGACGGGATCGACACAACCGTGCCCCTGTTCCACGCGCTTTTGGCGGAAAAGGACATCCACACCGGCGACTACAACATTCACTGGCTGGAAAAATGGCTGGATGCGCAGGCAGAGTGA